The following coding sequences are from one Pararge aegeria chromosome 13, ilParAegt1.1, whole genome shotgun sequence window:
- the LOC120628534 gene encoding pyridoxine/pyridoxamine 5'-phosphate oxidase-like, translating into MGTRCLWLCFHESKLHFRKMSIDIGGMRIKYKDKDETFLEKHLVAKEPFGQFKAWFEEACTKKEILEPNAMCLATATKDGYPSARFVLCKGYGKDGFKFFTNHGSRKAQEMAENPNVAATFYWEILNRSIRIEGFIERLPEEESTAYFHSRPVPSQIAACTSFQSTPIESRDVLCEREKVLEAEYMIPGKEIPKPIFWGGYIIRPTSVEFWQGQRDRLHDRIKFRKLKDGEMADNKLLHKGEDGWVYERLSP; encoded by the exons ATGGGAACTAGGTGTTTGTGGTTGTGCTTTCATGAAAGTAAATTACATTTTCGCAAAATGAGCATTGATATTGGAG gtATGAGAATTAAATACAAAGACAAGGATGAAACATTCTTGGAAAAACATTTGGTAGCAAAAGAACCATTTGGACAGTTTAAAGCCTGGTTTGAGGAAGCTTGTACTAAAAAGGAAATCTTAGAGCCAAATGCTATGTGCCTCGCAACAGCAACAAA GGATGGGTATCCATCAGCTAGATTTGTGCTATGCAAGGGATATGGAAAGGATGGATTTAAGTTCTTTACCAATCATGGCAGCAGAAAAGCCCAAGAAATG GCTGAAAACCCTAATGTAGCAGCTACATTTTATTGGGAAATATTGAATAGATCTATTAGGATTGAGGGTTTCATTGAAAGACTACCTGAAGAAGAATCAACTGCTTATTTTCACTCAAGGCCAGTGCCAAGCCAGATTGCAGCCTGCACTAGCTTTCAAAGTACTCCAATTGAATCTAGAGATGTTCTATGTGAAAGAGAAAAAGTTTTGGAAGCTGAATATATGATACCTGGAAAGGAGATTCCTAAACCAATTTTTTG GGGTGGCTACATAATTCGTCCAACATCAGTTGAATTCTGGCAAGGACAGAGAGATAGACTACATGACAGGATCAAGTTTAGAAAACTAAAGGATGGAGAAATGGCCGATAATAAACTATTGCATAAAGGTGAAGATGGATGGGTTTATGAAAGGCTTTCTCCATAA
- the LOC120628533 gene encoding histidine protein methyltransferase 1 homolog isoform X2 — MFTCGEVEIGHVLFNIETFSKESSLKNLIEFSENKHSDLVTGKYEGGLKIWECTYDLIEYFETYPDEINFKDVKVLDLGCGAGILGIYAFTKKAFVTFQDYNKEILEHCTIPNVLLNIEEEEREDEIKRCKFYSGDWASFDELLEESEVFDIILTSETIYNQQNYKKLISLFQNRLRDNGNIFVSAKTYYFGVGGGTRQFEAAIENTNLKSKVVLKRNTGIQREILKINKS; from the exons ATGTTTACATGTGGTGAGGTAGAAATTGGGCATGTTTTATTCAATATCGAGACTTTTTCGAAAGAATCCAGTTTgaagaatttaattgaattttccGAGAATAAACATAGTGACCTTGTTACTGGAAAATATGAAG gTGGCCTTAAAATATGGGAGTGTACATATGATTTAATTGAATACTTTGAAACATATCCTgatgaaataaactttaaggATGTAAAAGTCTTAGATCTAGGATGTGGTGCTGGAATCTTAGGAATATATGCATTTACAAAAAAGGCATTTGTGACTTTTCAAGATTAT AACAAAGAAATTTTGGAACACTGTACAATACCAAATGTTCTTCTtaatatagaagaagaagagagagaagatgaaataaaaaggtGCAAATTTTATTCTGGAGATTGGGCATCATTTGATGAACTACTCGAAGAATCAGAAGTATTTGACATTATACTCACATCTGAGACTATTTATAAtcaacaaaattacaaaaaactgATATCCCTTTTTCAAAATAGGTTACGTGATAATGGAAATATATTTGTTAGTGCCAAAACCTATTATTTTGGTGTGGGTGGTGGAACAAGACAATTTGAAGCAGCTATCgagaatacaaatttaaaaagcaaagtAGTCTTAAAAAGAAATACTGGTATTCAAAGAGAaatcctaaaaataaataaatcataa
- the LOC120628533 gene encoding histidine protein methyltransferase 1 homolog isoform X1 yields the protein MASFKFNFSNTEDILETQDEKEIVWLSSEEIVPGNQIKSLDEVVTHAKMFTCGEVEIGHVLFNIETFSKESSLKNLIEFSENKHSDLVTGKYEGGLKIWECTYDLIEYFETYPDEINFKDVKVLDLGCGAGILGIYAFTKKAFVTFQDYNKEILEHCTIPNVLLNIEEEEREDEIKRCKFYSGDWASFDELLEESEVFDIILTSETIYNQQNYKKLISLFQNRLRDNGNIFVSAKTYYFGVGGGTRQFEAAIENTNLKSKVVLKRNTGIQREILKINKS from the exons ATggcttcatttaaatttaatttttcaaatactGAAGATATATTAGAAACTCAAG ATGAGAAAGAAATCGTTTGGTTGAGCAGTGAAGAAATTGTTCCCGGCAATCAAATCAAAAGTCTCGATGAGGTGGTTACACATGCTAAAATGTTTACATGTGGTGAGGTAGAAATTGGGCATGTTTTATTCAATATCGAGACTTTTTCGAAAGAATCCAGTTTgaagaatttaattgaattttccGAGAATAAACATAGTGACCTTGTTACTGGAAAATATGAAG gTGGCCTTAAAATATGGGAGTGTACATATGATTTAATTGAATACTTTGAAACATATCCTgatgaaataaactttaaggATGTAAAAGTCTTAGATCTAGGATGTGGTGCTGGAATCTTAGGAATATATGCATTTACAAAAAAGGCATTTGTGACTTTTCAAGATTAT AACAAAGAAATTTTGGAACACTGTACAATACCAAATGTTCTTCTtaatatagaagaagaagagagagaagatgaaataaaaaggtGCAAATTTTATTCTGGAGATTGGGCATCATTTGATGAACTACTCGAAGAATCAGAAGTATTTGACATTATACTCACATCTGAGACTATTTATAAtcaacaaaattacaaaaaactgATATCCCTTTTTCAAAATAGGTTACGTGATAATGGAAATATATTTGTTAGTGCCAAAACCTATTATTTTGGTGTGGGTGGTGGAACAAGACAATTTGAAGCAGCTATCgagaatacaaatttaaaaagcaaagtAGTCTTAAAAAGAAATACTGGTATTCAAAGAGAaatcctaaaaataaataaatcataa
- the LOC120628535 gene encoding proteasome activator complex subunit 3 isoform X1 produces MTDIGKKVQDYKDSLKVKAERLIVKGFPEKIIKLNEILETSNFQNRDLSNVHQDLNIPVPPPVELSKEPNVKRPRLESSEASNNSTIDGTKVYALPNGPVLCNRTLSDLIQLVKPHIRELVEDSNLLKMWISFMIPKIEDGNNFGVSIQEDTLAEVQSVESEAAAFFDQISRYYISRAKIISKVAKYPHIDDYRRAISELDEKEYLSLWLVMCEVRNRYCSLHDIVIKNLEKIKKPRSSNTESLY; encoded by the exons atgacagACATTGGAAAGAAG GTTCAGGACTACAAGGATTCCCTAAAAGTGAAGGCAGAACGTTTAATAGTAAAAGGATTTCCAGAGAAGATTATCAAGTTGAATGAAATTCTTGAAACATCAAATTTCCAAAATCGAGATCTTTCAAATGTTCATCAG GACTTAAACATTCCAGTGCCACCTCCTGTTGAATTATCAAAGGAACCAAATGTAAAAAGACCACGTTTAGAATCATCAGAGGCATCAAACAACTCAACTATTGATGGCACTAAGGTATATGCCCTGCCTAATGGGCCTGTGCTATGCAACAGGACACTAAGTGATCTCATTCAACTAGTCAAACCTCATATTAGAGAGCTGGTAGAGGATTCAAACTTG CTTAAAATGTGGATTTCTTTTATGATCCCTAAAATTGAAGATGGCAATAACTTTGGTGTGTCAATACAAGAGGACACTCTTGCAGAGGTACAATCAGTAGAGTCGGAGGCTGCAGCATTCTTTGATCAGATCTCACGATATTATATATCACGGGCGAAGATTATTTCAAAGGTTGCCAAATACCCACATATTGATGACTATAGGAGAGCAATAAGT GAGCTTGATGAGAAGGAGTACCTTTCACTGTGGCTTGTAATGTGTGAAGTCCGCAACCGCTACTGTTCCCTACACGATATTGTGATCAAAAAtctagagaaaattaaaaagccTCGCTCCTCTAATACAGAGTCACTATACTAA
- the LOC120628535 gene encoding proteasome activator complex subunit 3 isoform X2 has protein sequence MTDIGKKDYKDSLKVKAERLIVKGFPEKIIKLNEILETSNFQNRDLSNVHQDLNIPVPPPVELSKEPNVKRPRLESSEASNNSTIDGTKVYALPNGPVLCNRTLSDLIQLVKPHIRELVEDSNLLKMWISFMIPKIEDGNNFGVSIQEDTLAEVQSVESEAAAFFDQISRYYISRAKIISKVAKYPHIDDYRRAISELDEKEYLSLWLVMCEVRNRYCSLHDIVIKNLEKIKKPRSSNTESLY, from the exons atgacagACATTGGAAAGAAG GACTACAAGGATTCCCTAAAAGTGAAGGCAGAACGTTTAATAGTAAAAGGATTTCCAGAGAAGATTATCAAGTTGAATGAAATTCTTGAAACATCAAATTTCCAAAATCGAGATCTTTCAAATGTTCATCAG GACTTAAACATTCCAGTGCCACCTCCTGTTGAATTATCAAAGGAACCAAATGTAAAAAGACCACGTTTAGAATCATCAGAGGCATCAAACAACTCAACTATTGATGGCACTAAGGTATATGCCCTGCCTAATGGGCCTGTGCTATGCAACAGGACACTAAGTGATCTCATTCAACTAGTCAAACCTCATATTAGAGAGCTGGTAGAGGATTCAAACTTG CTTAAAATGTGGATTTCTTTTATGATCCCTAAAATTGAAGATGGCAATAACTTTGGTGTGTCAATACAAGAGGACACTCTTGCAGAGGTACAATCAGTAGAGTCGGAGGCTGCAGCATTCTTTGATCAGATCTCACGATATTATATATCACGGGCGAAGATTATTTCAAAGGTTGCCAAATACCCACATATTGATGACTATAGGAGAGCAATAAGT GAGCTTGATGAGAAGGAGTACCTTTCACTGTGGCTTGTAATGTGTGAAGTCCGCAACCGCTACTGTTCCCTACACGATATTGTGATCAAAAAtctagagaaaattaaaaagccTCGCTCCTCTAATACAGAGTCACTATACTAA
- the LOC120628863 gene encoding coiled-coil domain-containing protein 34-like isoform X1: MGSDIDKGNFGDSARNRSKYELHKIKSNHVFDGAGENVHYHSDTESLGSRKSKTRYINPAICIETVESTHSATSLQTDSSIIDDVTPHPHSSYRSNSTPFLTGRVSNTSSGSVKRKSCRLGNQAVCCDNDATPRESRTYREDGADTFRLSVASVSTTTTAKEERERNERKRQEAFEQWLARKEHEKREKARLEKMKMQVAASTTAQQREESFKKWLERKRMQTERRKAEEIMRQYRTNERLELENKKRQRDKEEKLAEWIKKKEEEMKSMKTRAERKAARAAIEEERRRVQGERAYRDWLRTSKNKPLPVPLNQGELSMRGSVSQMYINPVPWQSPT; the protein is encoded by the exons ATGGGAAGCGACATCGATAAAGGGAACTTTGGGGACAGCGCTCGCAACCGATCAAAGTATGAATTgcacaaaataaaatcaaaccaCGTGTTCGATGGAGCCGGTGAAAATGTGCACTACCACAGCGATACCGAGTCGCTAGGTTCCAGAAAGAGTAAAACACGATACATCAACCCAGCGATTTGTATTGAAACAGTCGAGTCTACCCACTCTGCAACTTCTCTGCAAACAGATTCTTCTATCATCGATGATGTGACCCCACATCCACACAGTTCTTACAGGAGTAATTCAACCCCTTTTCTAACTGGGCGCGTATCGAATACGTCCTCTGGGAGTGTGAAGCGTAAGTCTTGCCGCCTTGGTAATCAAGCAGTGTGTTGCGATAATGACGCGACGCCACGCGAAAGTCGAACGTATCGCGAAGACGGTGCGGATACTTTTCGTTTATCTGTGGCTTCGGTTTCCACGACCACCACAGCTAAGGAAGAACGCGAGCGAAATGAGAGGAAGCGCCAGGAAGCATTTGAACAGTGGTTGGCGCGGAAAGAACATGAG AAACGAGAAAAAGCACGGTTAGAGAAAATGAAAATGCAAGTAGCAGCTTCTACAACGGCCCAGCAACGGGAGGAATCGTTTAAGAAGTGGTTGGAGCGGAAACGTATGCAAACCGAGCGTCGCAAAGCAGAAGAGATCATGCGACAGTACCGCACCAACGAGCGACTCGAGCTGGAGAACAAGAAACGACAGAGGGACAAAGAAGAGAAGTTGGCAGAGTggataaagaagaaagaagaggAGATGAAAT CAATGAAAACTCGAGCTGAACGGAAAGCTGCGCGTGCGGCGATAGAAGAAGAGCGTCGACGGGTACAAGGCGAACGAGCCTACCGCGATTGGCTGCGAACAAGCAAGAATAAACCACTGCCTGTACCTTTGAACCAAGGGGAACTTA GTATGCGTGGTTCAGTGTCTCAAATGTATATAAACCCCGTTCCATGGCAGTCACCAACGTAG
- the LOC120628863 gene encoding stress response protein NST1-like isoform X2, whose amino-acid sequence MGSDIDKGNFGDSARNRSKYELHKIKSNHVFDGAGENVHYHSDTESLGSRKSKTRYINPAICIETVESTHSATSLQTDSSIIDDVTPHPHSSYRSNSTPFLTGRVSNTSSGSVKRKSCRLGNQAVCCDNDATPRESRTYREDGADTFRLSVASVSTTTTAKEERERNERKRQEAFEQWLARKEHEKREKARLEKMKMQVAASTTAQQREESFKKWLERKRMQTERRKAEEIMRQYRTNERLELENKKRQRDKEEKLAEWIKKKEEEMKCMRGSVSQMYINPVPWQSPT is encoded by the exons ATGGGAAGCGACATCGATAAAGGGAACTTTGGGGACAGCGCTCGCAACCGATCAAAGTATGAATTgcacaaaataaaatcaaaccaCGTGTTCGATGGAGCCGGTGAAAATGTGCACTACCACAGCGATACCGAGTCGCTAGGTTCCAGAAAGAGTAAAACACGATACATCAACCCAGCGATTTGTATTGAAACAGTCGAGTCTACCCACTCTGCAACTTCTCTGCAAACAGATTCTTCTATCATCGATGATGTGACCCCACATCCACACAGTTCTTACAGGAGTAATTCAACCCCTTTTCTAACTGGGCGCGTATCGAATACGTCCTCTGGGAGTGTGAAGCGTAAGTCTTGCCGCCTTGGTAATCAAGCAGTGTGTTGCGATAATGACGCGACGCCACGCGAAAGTCGAACGTATCGCGAAGACGGTGCGGATACTTTTCGTTTATCTGTGGCTTCGGTTTCCACGACCACCACAGCTAAGGAAGAACGCGAGCGAAATGAGAGGAAGCGCCAGGAAGCATTTGAACAGTGGTTGGCGCGGAAAGAACATGAG AAACGAGAAAAAGCACGGTTAGAGAAAATGAAAATGCAAGTAGCAGCTTCTACAACGGCCCAGCAACGGGAGGAATCGTTTAAGAAGTGGTTGGAGCGGAAACGTATGCAAACCGAGCGTCGCAAAGCAGAAGAGATCATGCGACAGTACCGCACCAACGAGCGACTCGAGCTGGAGAACAAGAAACGACAGAGGGACAAAGAAGAGAAGTTGGCAGAGTggataaagaagaaagaagaggAGATGAAAT GTATGCGTGGTTCAGTGTCTCAAATGTATATAAACCCCGTTCCATGGCAGTCACCAACGTAG